A single genomic interval of Armigeres subalbatus isolate Guangzhou_Male chromosome 1, GZ_Asu_2, whole genome shotgun sequence harbors:
- the LOC134205362 gene encoding uncharacterized protein K02A2.6-like: MFAERLVIPAEFRMRCLHHLHRGHPGIQRMKAIARSYVYWPSIDADIAAHVKACNSCAAAAKSPPKSAPLSWPKSTHPWQRVHIDYAGPIEGEYFLLGIDSHSKWVEIVRTKSITTSATICILRSLFARLGMPETLVSDNGTQFTSAEFAQFCLENGVNHVTTAPFHPQSNGQAERFVDTFKRAIKKIREGKGAIQEALDTFLMTYRSTPNPSAPQGKSPSEVIFGRRIRTSLDLLRPPTVPEVNDHSGSRSFKKGDPVYAKVHTNNSWRWAPAVVLERIGNVMFNVWVEDRRMLRSHINQLRNRTSAGRVATSGTTPSRTSNQQLPLDILLQAWNLHQPSQPQPSCPSALPTPSVPVAQMPSSLAAPFDQSTPLQATSVQPSEVTGFREPSTSTSRFTSPFESSSVPSSTTETAVQVPRRSLRNRRPPIRFDPFQLY, translated from the coding sequence ATGTTTGCTGAACGCCTTGTCATTCCAGCGGAATTCCGGATGCGTTGCCTCCACCATCTTCATCGTGGCCATCCGGGGATCCAGCGCATGAAGGCGATTGCGCGAAGCTATGTTTACTGGCCGTCGATTGATGCGGACATCGCTGCGCACGTCAAAGCATGCAACAGTTGCGCAGCTGCAGCCAAAAGTCCGCCCAAATCAGCGCCGCTGTCGTGGCCCAAATCAACGCACCCATGGCAGCGTGTTCACATCGACTACGCTGGCCCGATCGAGGGTGAATACTTCTTGCTGGGCATCGACTCGCATTCCAAGTGGGTGGAAATCGTCCGAACCAAATCGATCACTACCTCAGCTACCATCTGTATCCTGCGGAGTCTCTTCGCTCGCCTTGGCATGCCCGAGACGCTAGTTAGTGATAACGGTACGCAATTTACCAGTGCCGAGTTCGCTCAGTTTTGTTTGGAGAACGGTGTCAATCACGTGACCACAGCGCCGTTTCATCCGCAATCCAACGGGCAGGCAGAACGCTTCGTGGACACCTTCAAGCgagcaattaaaaaaatccgtgaGGGGAAAGGAGCCATCCAAGAGGCACTGGACACTTTCTTGATGACCTACCGTTCCACACCCAATCCTTCAGCTCCACAAGGTAAATCTCCGTCCGAAGTTATATTTGGGCGCAGAATACGGACCAGCCTGGACCTACTTCGTCCGCCAACCGTTCCGGAAGTGAACGACCACTCAGGATCAAGGTCATTTAAAAAAGGTGATCCAGTCTACGCCAAGGTGCACACCAACAATTCCTGGAGATGGGCACCTGCGGTAGTCTTGGAGCGAATTGGAAACGTAATGTTTAACGTGTGGGTGGAAGACAGGCGTATGCTTCGGTCGCACATCAACCAGCTACGTAACCGAACCAGCGCCGGCAGAGTGGCAACATCCGGGACGACCCCGTCCAGGACAAGCAATCAACAATTGCCGCTGGACATCCTTTTGCAAGCCTGGAATCTGCACCAACCAAGTCAGCCTCAACCATCATGTCCTTCTGCACTTCCAACACCATCTGTACCAGTGGCACAGATGCCATCATCGCTTGCTGCACCTTTCGATCAATCGACACCATTGCAAGCCACGTCAGTTCAACCGAGCGAAGTCACCGGATTTCGTGAACCGTCGACGTCAACGTCCAGATTCACATCGCCCTTCGAATCAAGTTCTGTACCGTCAAGTACAACCGAAACAGCTGTCCAGGTACCTCGCCGCTCTTTGCGCAATCGAAGACCGCCGATAAGGTTTGACCCGTTCCAGCTGTATTAG